In Eriocheir sinensis breed Jianghai 21 chromosome 12, ASM2467909v1, whole genome shotgun sequence, the following proteins share a genomic window:
- the LOC126997694 gene encoding brain protein I3-like → MSAKPPPYTQLPHPPPPPPMGPPPPYQHPAPPTAPIGFTTATVYPSNTGSTTIITSQQPSYGTVPVVVNRAADVIVVGGCPACRVGVLSEDFTLAGLCCAFWFFPIGILCCLAMRERRCSNCGACFT, encoded by the exons ATGTCTGCGAAACCACCCCCTTACACACAGCTGCcacacccacctccacccccaccca TGGGTCCTCCGCCCCCATACCAGCATCCTGCACCACCAACGGCCCCTATAGGGTTCACCACGGCCACAGTGTACCCCTCCAACACCGGcagcactaccatcatcacctctcAGCAACCCTCCTATGGCACCGTCCCCGTGGTGGTGAACCGCGCAGCTGATGTGATTGTGGTGGGCGGGTGTCCGGCCTGCAGG GTGGGCGTGCTCAGCGAGGACTTCACTCTGGCTGGCCTCTGCTGTGCCTTCTGGTTCTTCCCCATTGGTATCCTCTGCTGCCTGGCCATGAGAGAGCGGCGCTGTAGCAACTGTGGGGCCTGTTTCACCTAG
- the LOC126997696 gene encoding THAP domain-containing protein 5-like: MPKNCAAVGCTNHNMMAHKKLSFCIFPNKKKQPERWRKWVKALNRVNHDGSDWQPGGKYVYLCSEHFMTGKPSPDPDHPDYLPTVFKNRPNDSTSSRKILRLDRPYGEDTSGKFSPPSSSSSSSSSGLQSKILTTDPPHLILTEPSSKGSGYSQGSTIINYNNHRFRPTFNNYNNNNNFSSSISNNNNRTMMYEMVDSLKGNKVDLKRKVEGFERQLAVSRYESSKCMRMDEDNWIHFTGLDSIIFQTFCTLIIAQLFSSEK, from the exons ATGCCCAAGAACTGTGCCGCGGTGGGCTGTACCAACCACAACATGATGGCCCATAAGAAACTTTCCTTCTGCATCTTCCCCAATAAGAAGAAGCAGCctgagaggtggaggaagtgggtCAAGGCTCTCAATAGGGTCAACCACGATGGGAGTGACTGGCAGCCGGGAGGGAAATACGTGTACCTCTGCTCCGAGCACTTCATGACAG GGAAGCCGAGTCCAGACCCTGACCACCCAGACTACCTGCCCACAGTCTTCAAAAACAGACCCAATGATTCCACCAGCAGCAGAAAGATCTTGAGGCTGGACAGACCCTACGGTGAAG acACATCAGGCAAGTTCTCTccgccctcctcctcatcctcctcctcctcctccgggctcCAGAGCAAGATTCTGACCACTGACCCGCCTCACCTGATACTGACGGAGCCCTCCAGCAAGGGGTCAGGCTATAGCCAGGGCTCCACCATAATAAACTACAACAACCACCGATTCAGACCCACCttcaacaattacaacaacaacaacaactttagcagcagcatcagcaataacaacaatagaaCTATGATGTACGAAATGGTGGACAGCTTGAAGGGCAACAAGGTGGACCTcaagaggaaggtggaagggttTGAGCGGCAGCTGGCGGTGTCCAGGTATGAGTCCAGCAAGTGCATGAGGATGGACGAAGACAACTGGATCCACTTCACCGGCCTGGACTCAATCATCTTCCAGACGTTCTGCACGCTGATCATTGCTCAGCTCTTTAGTAGTGAAAAGTGA